A stretch of DNA from Granulicella pectinivorans:
GTGCGCCTGCGGACGCATGCGAAGAGCTTCCACGCGATTCTCGTGGAAGGCGGCGAGGTGGGAAAGAGGCTTGATTTTCTGCTGCAGGAGATGAACCGCGAGTCGAATACGATGGTTTCGAAGGTGAACGGGGCTCTGGGTGAGCGGGGGATTCGGCTGACGGATGTGGGGCTGGCGATGAAGGCGGAGATTGAGCGGGTCAAGGAACAGGTTCAGAATCTGGAGTAAAGAAAAACACGCAAAGGCAGAAGCAGATTCCCTTCGGGAATAGCAACCAAAAGGGCACCAGCAGAAGAGAGTGATGGCGGGAGTTTTATGGCAGGGATTTTGTTTATTATTTCGGCGCCTTCGGGCTCGGGGAAGTCGACGATTGTGAGCCAGTTGCAGACGCTGGTGGGGGGACTCGACTTCTCGATCTCTTATACGACCAGGTCGCCGCGGGGTTCTGAAAAGAATGGCCGGGAGTATCACTTCACGACGCGTGAGGCCTTCGAGCGGATGATTGCGGATGGCGACTTTCTGGAGTGGGCTGAGGTGTTTGGCAACTACTATGGCACGGCGCTTTCGGCGCTGGAGCATGCGGAGCGTAAGGGCAAGGATCTACTGCTGGATATTGATGTGAAGGGCGCGATGCAGGTGATGGAAAAGGCCCCGGAGGCCGTGTCGATCTTTATTATGCCGCCGAGTCCACAAGTGCTGGAGATGAGGCTTCGCAACCGGAGCGAGGCGGAGAATATGACGGTCGAGGATGTGATCGAACGGCGGTTGCGTGAGGCTCGTGAGGAGTTGAACTACGTGCCCAAGTACCGGTATGCGATTGTGAATGACGTGCTGGATGTTGCGGTGACGGAGATGAAGTCGATTGTGCAGACGGAGCGAGGCGAT
This window harbors:
- the gmk gene encoding guanylate kinase, with translation MAGILFIISAPSGSGKSTIVSQLQTLVGGLDFSISYTTRSPRGSEKNGREYHFTTREAFERMIADGDFLEWAEVFGNYYGTALSALEHAERKGKDLLLDIDVKGAMQVMEKAPEAVSIFIMPPSPQVLEMRLRNRSEAENMTVEDVIERRLREAREELNYVPKYRYAIVNDVLDVAVTEMKSIVQTERGDEGASVSTAETCRTGSPSVKLQTALGTFRLSRG